A window from Malania oleifera isolate guangnan ecotype guangnan chromosome 7, ASM2987363v1, whole genome shotgun sequence encodes these proteins:
- the LOC131160010 gene encoding berberine bridge enzyme-like 15 has translation MLSLLLLLLLLPSGPSSTWAAPNSTAETFFQCLLSDPKIIPTSIFSAFYTPNNVTYTPLLQSTAQNLRYLTPTVPKPEFIFTPLYEYHVQAAVICAKHLGLNLRVRSGGHDYEGLSYASQTITPFFMLDLTKLRSINVDIASQSAWVQTGATIGEVYYRISEKSNTHGFPAGLYTSLGVGGHITGGAYGGMMRKYGLGADNVLDARIVDATGKILDRKAMGEDLFWAIRGGGGGSFGVLLWWKIKLVPVPPTVTVFNVGKTLEQGATKILYKWQQVADKLDEDLFIRVLIRPTEVAGKAGRTVTVTFNSQFLGGADRLLQLMGESFPELGLIRNDTSEVSWIQSVLFMAGYPAGTQPEVLLQGKSLFKNYFKAKSDFVREPIPENGLEGLWNRLLEEDSPMMIWNPYGGAMSKIPPSQIPFPHRKGNLFKIMYVSNWQDGSAANATRHINWIRGLYNYMTPFVSKLPRAAYVNYRDLDLGMNKGRNASFVEASAWGNSYFIDNFKRLAQIKAKADPDGFFWHEQSIPPLS, from the coding sequence AtgctttctcttcttcttcttcttctcctactTCCATCCGGTCCATCCTCTACTTGGGCTGCTCCAAATTCCACTGCAGAAACATTTTTCCAATGTCTTTTATCAGATCCCAAGATAATTCCCACCTCCATCTTCTCCGCCTTCTACACCCCAAACAACGTCACCTACACCCCTCTCCTCCAGTCCACCGCGCAGAACCTCCGGTACTTAACGCCTACCGTGCCCAAACCTGAGTTCATCTTCACCCCGCTCTACGAATACCACGTCCAAGCAGCTGTTATTTGCGCCAAACACCTCGGCCTGAACCTCAGAGTCCGCAGCGGAGGCCACGACTATGAGGGCCTCTCCTACGCCTCTCAAACAATAACGCCATTTTTTATGCTGGATCTAACCAAGCTTCGGTCCATCAATGTTGATATAGCCTCCCAGAGCGCATGGGTCCAGACCGGCGCAACCATCGGCGAAGTTTATTACAGAATATCCGAGAAAAGCAACACCCACGGCTTCCCGGCTGGTCTATACACCAGCCTGGGCGTCGGTGGCCACATTACGGGCGGTGCGTACGGCGGCATGATGAGAAAGTACGGCCTCGGGGCAGACAATGTCCTCGACGCCCGCATAGTCGACGCAACCGGTAAGATTCTCGATCGAAAGGCGATGGGCGAAGACTTGTTCTGGGCAATCAGGGGCGGCGGCGGAGGGAGCTTCGGTGTCCTGCTTTGGTGGAAAATAAAATTGGTTCCAGTGCCGCCGACCGTGACTGTTTTTAACGTCGGGAAAACATTAGAACAAGGCGCGACTAAGATTCTCTACAAGTGGCAACAAGTTGCCGATAAGCTGGACGAAGATCTCTTCATTAGAGTCCTCATTCGGCCAACAGAGGTCGCCGGGAAGGCCGGGAGAACAGTGACCGTGACGTTTAATTCACAGTTTCTCGGTGGCGCGGACAGGCTGCTTCAACTGATGGGAGAGAGCTTTCCGGAATTGGGGTTGATCCGGAATGATACTTCTGAAGTGAGCTGGATACAGTCGGTTCTTTTCATGGCCGGTTACCCCGCGGGAACGCAGCCGGAAGTTCTACTCCAGGGCAAGTCACTTTTCAAGAACTATTTCAAGGCGAAATCGGACTTCGTGAGGGAGCCAATTCCGGAAAATGGGCTTGAAGGGCTGTGGAATAGACTGCTGGAGGAGGACAGCCCAATGATGATATGGAATCCCTACGGGGGGGCGATGAGTAAAATTCCACCGTCCCAGATTCCGTTTCCTCACAGGAAAGGCAACCTATTTAAAATTATGTACGTGTCGAACTGGCAAGATGGGAGCGCGGCCAACGCGACAAGGCACATAAATTGGATTAGGGGTTTATATAATTACATGACGCCTTTTGTTTCGAAGCTCCCAAGGGCCGCGTATGTTAACTACAGGGACCTTGATTTGGGGATGAACAAGGGGCGGAACGCCAGTTTTGTTGAGGCCAGTGCTTGGGGAAATAGTTACTTTATTGATAATTTCAAGAGATTGGCGCAAATCAAGGCCAAAGCGGATCCTGATGGTTTCTTCTGGCATGAACAGAGCATCCCACCTCTTTCATAA